GCTTTGGACCCAGGGCAAAAAACCCTGTCCCGGCTGGGTTGCGTTGTGCAGATGAGAGAGTTCGAGGTGGGTATGGGCATTCACCAGCCCAGGGGTCAGGGTTTGCTCCCCGAGATCATGGATCGGGGCCGAGAATTCGTTCTTCACCTGTCGGTAGGGGCCGATCTGGGCGATCCTGCCGTTCACTGTCCAGAGCAGGCCGTTGTCCAGAACAGGCCGGGGGCCGGCAAAGGGCAGCATCTTTCGGGCTCGGTAACCGCGAACCCTCGAATATTCCAGCCCTGGGGTCTTCTCCCGGGGGACGGTCTGGGATGAGTGTGCCATATGTGTATTTGATCCAGGGTTTGGTGAACTCTATAGCCGATTTCAAGGCAAATGTCAGCAAGCGCGGCTCATCGACGCAATAAGTGGCATCTCAAGGATGGGCAGATGATCTCCAAAAGCCGCAAGTGTGCATCCCATGGGCCAATGCCCGGCCGGGTTCACCGCTGTTCCAGGCTGGTTATCTCCAGTCGGCGGGCATTGGTGTACACAACACGGTCCGGCGTTATCCCCACCTTGTGTAACGGGAGGCGGTGGATGCGCTTATGGCCCCACAAGTCGCCCTGGAGGGACCGGGGGCAGATCACCTGCTTCGGACCGGGCGGCAGCTGCAGGCAGGCCATCTTGATCCGGGAGAGCAACGTCCTGCTGCGGACCAGGGAGCCCAGGGCCGGATGCCAGGGGCCGGCAATCAAGGACTTGATCAAGCTGGGCTCCGGATGAAGTCCCATGCGGATGACCGGGATTTTTGCTGCCGACAGCCGGAGACTGGCGCGAGCCAGGGCGGTAATGGTCTGCTGCAGGGTCCAGGGCTGGAAAAGGCCCTGGCGGTACATGTTGGCCAATGGGGTCTGGTCCAGCACCAGGCAGGGATAGATGCGGACGAAGTCAGGGCGCAGGTCCAGGGTCTGGCGGACGTCCCGCAGCCAGGCGGAATGGGTATGGCCGGGCAGTCCGGGGAGAAGCTGTATGCCCAGCCCCAGGCCGGCCTTTCTGACATTGGCCGCAGCCGAGGCGATAGCTTCCGGGTCATACCCGCGACGGACGGCGCGTAGCACATGGGAGCTAAAGGTCTGAGCCCCGATTTCAACCGTGGAAAGCCCCAAGCCGGCCAGCCTCTCCAGCTGCGGGAGCTGACAACTGTCCGGCCGTGTGGAGCAGCGTACGGCGGTGATCAGGCCTTTGTTTCTGTACTCGGCGCTGATCTCCAAAAATCTTTGCTGCCAGGACACTGGAAGCCGGGTGAACGTGCCTCCGAAGAAGGCCAGTTCAAAAGGAGACGAGTTCGTGTGCTCTGCTGTGTGCAGCTCTCTCCAGAGCTGCCCGGCGATCTTGGCCAGAGAATGCTCCCTGCTCCCTGTCTGCTGGTTTTGATTGCAGTACAGGCAGCGTCCGGGGCATCCGAGTCCGGGGAGAAAGACGGGATGGATCGCCGCCCTGGGCTTTGGAGCCGAGGGCGGCGATATGAATACAGTGGGGGGCATGCAGTCCTTCCTCAATGGAGCAGATTTCTTGTACAAACCTGAACTTTTCCCTCTCCGGGTCTTGTCAAACAAGTCTGGATGACGTATTCTTCAATAGATTTCGGAGGAATGGTGAATACGAACTTCTATTGGGGAGAGCGATAATGCAGGAATGCATATTTTGCCGTATACTTCGGGGAGAGGTGCCCTGCGAGAAGGTCTACGCAACCAGCAATGTCCTGGCATTTCTCGATGTCGCCCCTATTTCCGCGGGCCATACCCTGGTCGTTCCCGCCCACCACTACCCCACGCTATGGGAGGTTCCGGACGACTTGGCAACGGAACTGCACAAGGCGCTGCGCGTGGTCGGCGACGCAATCCTCAAGGCTGTGCAGGCCTCCGGGCTGAATGTGGTTATGAACAATTTTGCCTCGGCCGGTCAAGTGGTTCCCCACGCCCACTGGCATCTTATTCCCAGACACGAGGGGGACAACCTGATACATGTGGTCCAGGGCCAATACGGTTCGGATCAGGAGATGCAGAACACGGCCCAGGACATCAGGCGGCAGCTCAGCTCCGGGTGATTCTCTGGCGCACAACCGGCGATCGACCTGATGGTCTGAACCTGAGCAGGGAAAATGCAACGAAAGGCGCCAAGGAGGTTTCATGTCTGACAATACATTGACCAAAGCGGATATAGTGGAGCGGATCTATGAGCAGACGTCCAGGAACCGGGCCGAGGTGAAGGAGCAGGTGGAGGATCTGCTGGGGATTATGAAGCAGGCCGTGAAGCAGGACTACGCGCTGCTTATCAGCGGTTTCGGCAAGTTCGAGGCCTATGACAAGAAGGCCCGGAAGGGCCGGAACCCGCAAACTGAAGAATCGATCATACTGGATCCGCGGACGGTATGCGTCTTCCGGCTGTCCCGAAAATTCAGGTCTGAACTCAATCCGCGGGAGTAAGCGCTGTTGCTTCCAGACCGGCGTGCGCCCCCGGCGGGACGCTGCGCTGATGTCTGCTGTCCGGCCTTAGGATCGGGCGACGCCGCCGGCAGGTGAGGGATCTTTCGCTGTGCCGGGCAGGTCGCGGAGAGCCTGATCGGCTTCTGCTGTCCAGCCCCCATCCCGCAGACTGGCCGCCGCCAGGCGGATAAGAGGCTCCAGGTCCGACCCGTAAACGGATCGCAGCAGAATGTGACTTTGATCTGCGTAGACAGACGCAATGTGGTCCAGGTGGGAGTAGATGAACCGGGCCAGGAGGCGGTTTTCCCTGTGCTGAGGGAGGTAGGCGATGAACAAGCGCCGGCAGAGGGAGAGCACTGATCTGATCCGCTGGATCTCACGCTCGATGCTTTCGGCGGTCTGAGCTGCTATGGCCTTCAGGTCGGTTCCAATGTCTGCTTCTTCAGGCGGGAGGCAGGCCTCAGCCTCAATGGTGGCAAACCAGGGGACGTAGTTTGTGAGGTGGTAGGCGTCCTCTTTGAGCTTCATGCATTCGTGAAACAGAGAGCCCAAGGCCCAATCCAGGGACCGCCCGCTGGTCGGCGTGTCCGGAAAGGAACCAAAGACCAGGTGGGCCGTATCCTTGAGCCTCCAAAGAGGGCCCTGGTTGGTTTCCTGCCCCAGTAGACCGTCCAGGCAATCAAAACACACCTGATGGGTGCCGTCGGAATCAATGCACTCTTCCAGCAACCGGCGGTGCACAAGGCAAAAATTCCGGAAAGTCTCGGTTATCAACTCATCCTTCTTGCAAGTGAGCCACTTCTTGGGCATGATCTGCCTCCTTTGATGGTGTCAGGAGCATGCGCCCGGCTTCATCGCTTCCCAGCCCCTGAGGCTGCCGCTTTGGAGCTGGGCAGAGGGCGTATTCCCTGGAACCGAATTTAGGGCATTGAGTTGACTTTGACAATATCGTATGCTAGCTACAAACCAGCTTGTGAAGGAAGGCACAAATGCTCTTTAAGAAGGTGGACAGGGAATACTGGAACAGTCTGCTTCGAGCCAGCCTCCTGGGGATTCATCTGGTTGCAACCACGTTTATAGGGCTGGCGGTGGGCTATTATCTGGATAAATGGCTCGGGACTCATCCCTGGTTGACCATGGGGTTTCTCATCCTGGGCATCATTGCCGGATTCAAAAACATGTTTCAGGAAGTGCAGAAGATTCATAAAGATGACGGGCAGGCTTCGAAAAAGCATTGAAGCATGGTTGAACCGGCGGGGTATTGATCACCCCCAGGCCCAGTGGATGGTCGAGTTTCAGGTTGCGGCGGCAGGAGTCGCCTGTATCGGAATTGTGCTTTGCGGTTGGGTCCGGGCCGGAATGGGATTCGGCGTGGGCGCACTTTTGGCAACCATGAACTTTTGCGTTCTGGCCAAGCTCGTCCCTCAGCTCATTCAAGAGCAGAAAGGAAGTATTCTGGCGGTTCTGGCCAGCTTCTATCTGCGTTTGTTTCTTACCGCGCTTGTTTTGTTCCTGGCCCTCGTACCGGCCGGGTTGCCGCCGATTTCGGTTCTGGCGGGGCTGTCGACCATACTGGTGACCTTCGTGGTCTGGGCCGGCAAGTATATTGTTACTCAACAACACAAGGAGGCCTGAGTCAATGGCGGCTGAAATTGCTCCTCATATCCTTTTGCTGAACAAGGCAATGGAAACTGTTGGCCTAGTTGGCGAGTCAGGGCATATTTTGGTTCCAACCCATATTCTGTATACCTGGCTGGTGATGGCCATTCTGGTCCTCCTCGGATGGCTGGGGACTCGACAACTCTCGCTTGTGCCCGGGAAGGTCCAAAACTTTCTTGAGCTCATCGTGAACGGAATGGAAGACTTTGTGGTCGCAAATATGGGAGAGCAGGGACGACAGGTATTCCCCCTGCTGATCACCCTCTTTATCTTTATTCTTTTTGCCAACTTTGTCGGCCTCGTTCCCGGGTGCATGGCTCCGACCGCCAACCTGAACACCAATGCGGCAATGGCCTTGACCGTCTTTATATTTTACAACTATATCGGGATCCGGGAGCACGGCGGAAAATAC
This region of Desulfovermiculus halophilus DSM 18834 genomic DNA includes:
- a CDS encoding integration host factor subunit alpha translates to MSDNTLTKADIVERIYEQTSRNRAEVKEQVEDLLGIMKQAVKQDYALLISGFGKFEAYDKKARKGRNPQTEESIILDPRTVCVFRLSRKFRSELNPRE
- the atpB gene encoding F0F1 ATP synthase subunit A; translation: MAAEIAPHILLLNKAMETVGLVGESGHILVPTHILYTWLVMAILVLLGWLGTRQLSLVPGKVQNFLELIVNGMEDFVVANMGEQGRQVFPLLITLFIFILFANFVGLVPGCMAPTANLNTNAAMALTVFIFYNYIGIREHGGKYIKHFTGPIPLLAPLMLPIELLSHVARPLSLTVRLFGNIFGEELVLLLFFMLLPIVATLPIYFLYGLADTIQAFIFFMLSMIYLKMSFEEAH
- a CDS encoding ATP synthase subunit I — encoded protein: MVEFQVAAAGVACIGIVLCGWVRAGMGFGVGALLATMNFCVLAKLVPQLIQEQKGSILAVLASFYLRLFLTALVLFLALVPAGLPPISVLAGLSTILVTFVVWAGKYIVTQQHKEA
- a CDS encoding AtpZ/AtpI family protein, which encodes MLFKKVDREYWNSLLRASLLGIHLVATTFIGLAVGYYLDKWLGTHPWLTMGFLILGIIAGFKNMFQEVQKIHKDDGQASKKH
- a CDS encoding HIT family protein, whose amino-acid sequence is MQECIFCRILRGEVPCEKVYATSNVLAFLDVAPISAGHTLVVPAHHYPTLWEVPDDLATELHKALRVVGDAILKAVQASGLNVVMNNFASAGQVVPHAHWHLIPRHEGDNLIHVVQGQYGSDQEMQNTAQDIRRQLSSG
- a CDS encoding elongator complex protein 3 gives rise to the protein MPPTVFISPPSAPKPRAAIHPVFLPGLGCPGRCLYCNQNQQTGSREHSLAKIAGQLWRELHTAEHTNSSPFELAFFGGTFTRLPVSWQQRFLEISAEYRNKGLITAVRCSTRPDSCQLPQLERLAGLGLSTVEIGAQTFSSHVLRAVRRGYDPEAIASAAANVRKAGLGLGIQLLPGLPGHTHSAWLRDVRQTLDLRPDFVRIYPCLVLDQTPLANMYRQGLFQPWTLQQTITALARASLRLSAAKIPVIRMGLHPEPSLIKSLIAGPWHPALGSLVRSRTLLSRIKMACLQLPPGPKQVICPRSLQGDLWGHKRIHRLPLHKVGITPDRVVYTNARRLEITSLEQR